In Vibrio alfacsensis, the following proteins share a genomic window:
- the nirD gene encoding nitrite reductase small subunit NirD, with protein sequence MAALTKVKLCQLDDLMPFIGATVLIEGEHVALFYIPDSGVYAVQDWDPIGKAYVMSRGIVGDIVGEMCVASPLYKQHFSLKSGQCLEDEAYCLKTWQVTVNDNQVCYLVEE encoded by the coding sequence ATGGCAGCTTTAACCAAAGTGAAATTGTGTCAGCTTGATGACTTAATGCCGTTCATCGGTGCCACGGTGTTGATTGAAGGCGAGCATGTCGCGTTATTCTACATTCCAGATAGCGGTGTTTACGCCGTTCAAGATTGGGACCCAATTGGTAAGGCTTATGTAATGAGTCGAGGGATTGTCGGTGATATTGTTGGTGAGATGTGTGTTGCGTCACCGCTATACAAACAACATTTCAGTTTAAAGAGTGGGCAATGTTTGGAAGACGAAGCGTACTGTCTAAAAACGTGGCAAGTAACGGTCAACGATAATCAGGTTTGTTATTTAGTCGAAGAATGA
- the nirB gene encoding nitrite reductase large subunit NirB encodes MNSPLTIPVKNALSHIVVVGNGMVGQHLAEQLVQKNAHLEHRITVIGAERFIAYDRVQLSSLFAGKSHDDLMLSNQEWYDMHGIQLVLGSQVTGIDREQKLILLDGEDVLGYDELVLATGSYPFVPPIEGKDRDNVFVYRTLDDLSQIKKACEGARTGAVIGGGLLGLEAANALKLLGVETHVIEFAPRLMPVQLDDGAGLVLKEKIEALGLTVHTSTGTERICDGETAKHRMVFKDKDPLEVDVIVFSAGIRPQDELARLAELEVGERGGIVINNQCQTSDENIYAIGECALWEQKIFGLVAPGYTMARTTADVLTGMPSDGFKGADMSTKLKLLGVDVASIGDAQMQTEGAQEMVLQDAVAGIYKKLVVDASGTQLLGAILVGDNSDYDALLQCYLNKTVLPDHAANLLFDTGMLDGEMPDSAIICSCHNVTKGDLVAEIQAGTTNLTDLKANTKAGTGCGGCSNMVKSVLDTQLAAMGVEVNNHLCEHFELSRQEMFHICQVEQIKDFNTLIALHGKGHGCDICKPTAASVFASLWNEHIMEPQHQSLQDSNDAFMANLQKDGSYSIVPRVPGGEITPDKLIVLGEVAQQYDLYTKITGGQRVDLFGAQLEQLPEIWQTLINAGFETGHAYGKSVRTVKSCVGSTWCRYGVDDSVGLAIELENRYKGLRAPHKLKFAVSGCTRECAEAQSKDIGVIATENGWNLYVCGNGGMRPRHADLFASDLSKSELITMIDRVLMFYVSTADRLQRTSVWMESMEGGLDYLKQVILDDSLNLCDSLDEQMARVVDTYQCEWKSTLDNPQKLQRFRPFLNSTSGSKVLPYQRVRGQRIPVKQEV; translated from the coding sequence ATGAACAGTCCTTTAACGATTCCAGTAAAGAACGCATTGAGCCACATCGTTGTGGTAGGCAACGGTATGGTCGGGCAACACCTCGCCGAGCAATTAGTGCAGAAAAACGCGCATTTGGAGCACCGAATTACCGTGATTGGTGCAGAGCGTTTTATCGCGTATGACCGTGTACAGTTGTCCTCTTTATTTGCGGGTAAGTCTCATGATGATTTGATGCTGAGTAACCAAGAATGGTACGACATGCATGGCATCCAACTCGTACTTGGCAGCCAAGTAACAGGCATCGACAGAGAGCAAAAGCTCATTCTGCTTGATGGTGAAGATGTGCTGGGTTACGACGAACTTGTGCTCGCGACCGGTTCGTACCCATTTGTGCCGCCAATTGAAGGTAAAGACCGCGACAACGTGTTTGTCTACCGCACGCTTGATGATCTTTCACAAATCAAAAAGGCATGTGAAGGCGCAAGAACAGGCGCAGTGATTGGCGGCGGCTTGTTGGGTTTAGAAGCGGCAAACGCACTCAAACTATTGGGGGTAGAAACTCACGTCATTGAATTTGCTCCCCGCCTGATGCCAGTGCAGTTAGATGATGGTGCTGGCTTAGTGCTAAAAGAGAAGATTGAAGCGCTAGGGCTAACCGTTCACACCTCAACGGGTACGGAACGAATCTGCGATGGTGAAACGGCTAAGCATCGTATGGTGTTTAAAGACAAAGATCCTCTCGAAGTGGATGTGATTGTCTTTTCCGCAGGCATTCGCCCTCAAGATGAGTTGGCAAGGCTGGCTGAGCTAGAAGTCGGCGAGCGAGGCGGCATTGTGATTAACAATCAATGCCAAACCAGCGATGAGAATATTTACGCGATTGGCGAATGTGCCCTTTGGGAGCAGAAGATCTTTGGTTTAGTCGCTCCCGGTTACACCATGGCGAGAACCACTGCCGATGTCTTGACTGGGATGCCGAGCGATGGTTTTAAAGGTGCAGACATGAGCACCAAACTTAAGCTACTTGGGGTGGATGTGGCGTCTATCGGCGATGCACAAATGCAAACCGAAGGCGCTCAAGAAATGGTGTTGCAAGATGCGGTTGCCGGCATCTACAAAAAGCTGGTGGTAGATGCGAGTGGTACCCAATTGCTTGGTGCGATTCTCGTTGGTGACAACAGTGACTACGATGCGCTTTTGCAGTGTTATTTGAACAAAACGGTCCTGCCAGACCACGCGGCGAACCTGCTGTTTGATACCGGAATGCTTGATGGAGAGATGCCAGACAGCGCCATCATCTGTTCTTGTCACAACGTCACAAAAGGCGACTTAGTTGCCGAGATTCAAGCTGGCACCACCAACCTGACGGACCTTAAAGCCAACACCAAAGCCGGTACTGGCTGTGGTGGCTGTAGCAATATGGTGAAGTCGGTATTGGATACTCAATTGGCAGCCATGGGGGTAGAGGTTAACAATCACCTTTGTGAGCACTTTGAGCTCAGTCGACAAGAGATGTTCCATATTTGCCAAGTGGAACAAATCAAAGACTTCAACACCTTAATTGCACTGCATGGCAAAGGGCATGGGTGTGATATTTGTAAGCCGACAGCGGCATCTGTGTTTGCTTCTTTGTGGAATGAACACATCATGGAGCCGCAGCATCAGTCTCTGCAAGATTCTAACGATGCCTTTATGGCAAACCTACAAAAAGATGGCTCTTACTCGATTGTGCCTCGTGTTCCGGGTGGCGAAATCACACCAGATAAACTCATCGTGCTAGGCGAAGTCGCTCAGCAATACGATCTATATACCAAGATCACTGGCGGTCAGCGCGTGGATTTATTTGGTGCGCAGTTAGAGCAACTTCCTGAAATTTGGCAAACCTTAATTAATGCCGGTTTTGAAACAGGGCACGCCTACGGCAAATCGGTACGCACTGTGAAATCTTGCGTCGGTTCTACTTGGTGTCGTTATGGTGTTGATGATTCGGTTGGATTAGCCATTGAGTTGGAGAACCGTTACAAAGGATTGCGAGCGCCCCATAAGCTTAAGTTTGCCGTATCGGGATGTACTCGCGAGTGTGCAGAAGCGCAAAGTAAAGACATTGGGGTGATCGCCACTGAAAACGGCTGGAACTTATATGTGTGTGGTAATGGCGGCATGAGACCAAGACACGCGGATTTATTTGCATCCGACTTATCCAAATCAGAGTTGATCACCATGATCGACAGAGTATTGATGTTCTACGTCAGCACTGCAGATCGCTTGCAGCGCACGTCGGTGTGGATGGAGAGCATGGAGGGGGGCTTAGACTACCTTAAGCAAGTGATTTTGGATGACTCTCTCAACCTATGTGATTCATTGGATGAGCAAATGGCACGAGTCGTAGATACCTATCAATGTGAGTGGAAGAGTACGCTGGATAATCCTCAAAAACTGCAACGCTTCCGTCCTTTTTTGAACAGTACGTCGGGCAGCAAAGTCTTGCCTTACCAACGTGTGCGCGGTCAGCGTATTCCAGTGAAACAGGAGGTGTAA
- a CDS encoding ABC transporter ATP-binding protein, whose translation MEKALLDLTRLGMRFPTPDGEFIALKNVDLQINKGEFVSLIGHSGCGKSTVLNLVAGLHMPTDGGVIVDGREVAGPGPDRAVVFQNHSLLPWLTVYQNVELAVKQIAGKKGKAWIQEQVNHYLELIQMQHAAHKKPDEISGGMKQRVGIARALALQPKVLLMDEPFGALDALTRAHLQDALMKIQAELNNTVIMITHDVDEAVLLSDKIVMMTNGPAATIGEVLEVNLPRPRERVALADDAQYQKCRQAVLKFLYEKQSKIEIPASKEDKPKTEAQTA comes from the coding sequence ATGGAAAAAGCATTATTAGATCTAACGCGTTTAGGGATGCGATTCCCAACGCCAGATGGTGAGTTCATCGCGCTAAAGAACGTCGATTTACAAATCAATAAAGGCGAGTTTGTATCGCTGATTGGCCACTCTGGCTGCGGTAAATCAACGGTATTGAACTTAGTTGCGGGTCTGCACATGCCAACAGACGGCGGCGTGATCGTCGATGGACGAGAAGTAGCTGGACCGGGACCTGACCGCGCAGTGGTGTTCCAAAACCATTCATTATTGCCTTGGCTCACTGTGTATCAAAACGTTGAGCTTGCAGTAAAACAAATTGCCGGAAAAAAGGGCAAAGCGTGGATTCAGGAACAAGTGAATCACTACTTGGAGTTGATTCAAATGCAGCATGCCGCGCACAAAAAGCCGGATGAAATCTCGGGCGGTATGAAGCAGCGAGTCGGCATCGCGAGAGCACTGGCACTTCAACCAAAGGTTTTGCTGATGGATGAACCATTTGGCGCGTTGGATGCGTTAACACGTGCGCATTTGCAGGATGCACTGATGAAGATCCAAGCCGAGCTAAATAACACCGTCATCATGATTACCCACGATGTGGATGAAGCGGTGCTGCTATCCGACAAAATCGTGATGATGACTAACGGACCGGCAGCAACCATTGGTGAAGTGTTAGAAGTGAATCTACCGCGTCCTCGCGAGCGTGTCGCACTGGCAGATGATGCGCAGTATCAGAAGTGTCGACAAGCGGTGTTGAAGTTCCTTTACGAGAAGCAATCCAAAATCGAGATTCCTGCTTCGAAAGAAGACAAACCTAAAACCGAAGCGCAAACGGCATAA
- a CDS encoding ABC transporter permease, producing MSSNVISLFPAKQVVNRSRLVLLPVVGLLIFLAMWHLAAREVQTSLGTLPGPVQTFQQFSNLVDDHWQEREKEQAFIERQEKRNAAKLAKNPDAEVKIRPYTGKPTFFDQIVTSLVTVTAGFLLATVIAIPLGIVLGLNQGLYQAFNPIIQLLKPVSPLAWLPIVTMVVSATYVSDDPMFAKSFINSLITVALCSLWPTLINTAVGVTSVDKDLINVSKVLQLSWWQHICTIVLPSAIPMIFTGLRLSLGIAWMVLIAAEMLAQNPGLGKFVWDEFQNGSSASLGRIMVAVITIGFIGLLLDRGMLQLQKWLSWNKQQALR from the coding sequence ATGTCTAGTAATGTCATTTCCCTTTTTCCTGCTAAGCAGGTAGTGAACCGAAGTCGACTGGTGCTTTTGCCCGTCGTTGGCTTGCTGATCTTTTTGGCAATGTGGCACTTAGCGGCGAGAGAGGTGCAAACTTCATTAGGCACGCTACCGGGACCTGTGCAAACTTTTCAGCAGTTCAGTAACCTTGTCGATGACCATTGGCAAGAGCGAGAAAAAGAACAAGCGTTTATCGAGCGTCAGGAAAAACGTAATGCTGCGAAGTTAGCCAAGAATCCGGACGCGGAAGTGAAGATTCGTCCTTACACAGGTAAGCCGACGTTCTTCGATCAAATCGTAACAAGCTTAGTAACTGTGACCGCGGGCTTTCTATTGGCGACGGTTATTGCGATTCCGCTCGGTATCGTGCTTGGTTTGAATCAAGGGCTGTATCAAGCGTTCAACCCAATCATTCAATTGCTCAAGCCGGTATCACCTTTGGCATGGCTGCCTATCGTCACCATGGTGGTGAGTGCCACTTATGTGAGTGATGACCCGATGTTTGCTAAGTCATTCATCAACTCTCTGATCACTGTGGCGCTGTGTAGCTTGTGGCCAACGCTGATTAACACCGCAGTGGGTGTGACGAGCGTCGATAAAGACTTAATCAACGTGAGCAAAGTGCTCCAACTTTCGTGGTGGCAGCACATTTGCACCATCGTTTTACCTTCTGCCATTCCAATGATTTTCACTGGTTTACGTCTCTCTTTAGGTATCGCTTGGATGGTGTTGATTGCGGCAGAAATGCTCGCGCAAAATCCTGGATTAGGCAAGTTCGTTTGGGATGAATTCCAAAACGGCAGCTCAGCATCATTGGGTCGCATCATGGTGGCAGTCATCACCATCGGTTTTATCGGTTTGCTGCTCGATAGAGGCATGCTGCAACTTCAAAAGTGGTTGTCTTGGAATAAACAACAAGCGTTGAGATAA
- a CDS encoding CmpA/NrtA family ABC transporter substrate-binding protein, protein MKWSSMLKVSAISLSVFTTVSVKAELGEPEIEDLKFGFIKLTDMAPLAVAYEKGFFEDEGLYVTLEAQANWKVLLDRVIDGELAGAHMLAGQPLGATIGVGTKAEVITAFSMDLNGNAITVSNDTWEQMKQYIPKQPDGKPVHPIKADALKPVVESYLDKGKPFNMGMVFPVSTHNYELRYWLAAGGIHPGFYAPESGDNSGQLDADVLLSVTPPPQMPATMEAGTIKGYCVGEPWNQQAVFKGIGTPVVTDYEIWKNNPEKVFGVSKAWAEKYPNTHIRVVKALIRAAHWLDENDNANRQEAVKMLSKSEYVGADAEVIANSMTGTFEYEKGDKRDVPDFNVFFRHNATYPYYSDAIWYLTQMRRWGQISSEKSDDWYMDVAKEVYRPDIYQQAAQALIEDGVLSKKDFPDFSAEDGFRAPQTHFIDNIVYDGREPNKYLEKFSIGLKGKDKV, encoded by the coding sequence ATGAAATGGAGTTCGATGCTGAAAGTGTCAGCAATTTCTTTATCGGTATTCACCACGGTCAGCGTAAAGGCAGAGTTGGGTGAGCCAGAAATTGAAGACCTGAAGTTTGGTTTTATTAAGTTGACCGATATGGCACCGCTGGCGGTCGCGTATGAGAAAGGATTTTTTGAAGATGAGGGTTTGTACGTCACATTAGAAGCGCAAGCAAACTGGAAAGTGCTGTTAGATCGAGTCATCGATGGTGAACTTGCTGGTGCGCACATGCTTGCTGGTCAACCATTGGGTGCAACGATTGGTGTCGGCACAAAAGCAGAAGTGATTACCGCGTTCAGCATGGATTTGAACGGCAACGCAATCACGGTTTCCAATGATACTTGGGAGCAGATGAAGCAATACATTCCAAAGCAACCGGATGGCAAACCTGTTCACCCAATCAAAGCGGATGCACTAAAGCCCGTCGTTGAGAGTTATCTGGATAAAGGTAAACCGTTCAACATGGGCATGGTGTTCCCTGTGTCGACGCACAACTATGAGTTGCGATATTGGTTAGCGGCAGGGGGGATTCATCCAGGTTTTTATGCCCCAGAATCAGGTGATAACAGTGGCCAGTTGGATGCTGACGTTCTTTTGAGTGTTACACCGCCACCACAAATGCCAGCCACAATGGAAGCGGGCACGATCAAAGGGTACTGCGTAGGCGAACCATGGAACCAACAAGCCGTGTTCAAAGGCATTGGTACGCCCGTCGTGACCGATTACGAGATCTGGAAGAATAACCCAGAGAAAGTATTTGGTGTTTCTAAAGCTTGGGCTGAGAAGTATCCAAACACACACATTCGCGTAGTGAAAGCCTTGATTCGAGCGGCACATTGGTTGGATGAAAACGACAATGCCAACCGCCAAGAAGCTGTGAAGATGCTATCAAAAAGCGAATATGTTGGAGCCGATGCCGAAGTTATCGCTAACTCAATGACCGGCACGTTTGAATATGAGAAAGGTGATAAACGAGACGTGCCAGACTTCAACGTGTTCTTCCGTCACAACGCCACGTATCCGTATTACAGCGATGCGATTTGGTATCTGACTCAAATGCGCCGTTGGGGACAAATCTCAAGCGAGAAATCCGATGATTGGTACATGGATGTGGCAAAAGAGGTTTACCGTCCAGATATCTACCAACAAGCAGCTCAAGCGCTAATTGAAGATGGTGTGTTGAGCAAAAAAGACTTCCCAGATTTCAGCGCTGAAGATGGTTTCCGTGCGCCACAAACACACTTTATCGACAACATCGTTTATGACGGTCGCGAGCCAAATAAATATCTAGAGAAGTTCTCTATCGGGCTTAAAGGAAAAGACAAAGTTTAG
- a CDS encoding ANTAR domain-containing response regulator: protein MTRLTSKTPIIVCCDSLQEQARLSGLLSKDYDNIIGCQLAQLETLMQREPSASVVVGWQQPTAELRLIVDFCRRKSAPLLIVLKQLSSNDINRLPEKIDYALMPHDSEFALKPWIEHATLVRAKFKSMQSEIESLTQKIEERKLVEKAKGLLMKMHSVDEEQAYKALRNSAMQSSQTLAQVAKNLITTLEVLD from the coding sequence ATGACTCGATTAACATCAAAAACACCCATCATTGTGTGCTGTGATAGTCTCCAAGAGCAGGCTAGACTTTCTGGCTTATTGAGTAAAGATTACGACAACATTATCGGTTGCCAATTGGCACAACTCGAAACACTTATGCAGCGAGAACCGTCAGCAAGCGTTGTGGTTGGTTGGCAGCAACCTACGGCGGAACTGCGTTTGATCGTCGATTTCTGCCGCAGAAAATCGGCACCACTTCTGATCGTCTTAAAACAGTTATCATCGAATGATATCAATCGGTTACCTGAGAAAATTGACTATGCTCTCATGCCGCACGATAGTGAGTTTGCACTCAAACCTTGGATAGAACATGCAACATTGGTGAGAGCGAAATTCAAAAGTATGCAATCAGAAATTGAATCGCTGACCCAAAAGATCGAAGAGCGCAAACTGGTGGAAAAAGCAAAAGGTCTGCTGATGAAGATGCACAGTGTTGATGAAGAGCAGGCTTATAAAGCGTTAAGAAACTCCGCCATGCAATCGAGCCAAACGCTCGCACAAGTTGCCAAAAACTTGATAACCACCTTGGAGGTGCTGGATTAG
- a CDS encoding dienelactone hydrolase family protein yields the protein MVLKHTTPSEKASHPIPKEAFDWYDEYAHGKISRREFLNRLGGLAVLGFSMTALVDALTPNYALAEQVSFNDPDIKATYETFPSPNGHGEGRGYLVMPQKKTLKSPTVLVIHENRGLNPYIKDVARRLAKDGFIAFAPDALYPLGGYPGNDDEGRAMQKEMDRAKIEQDFIAAANFIKQHEDGNGKLGAVGFCFGGYIVNMLAAVMPEELDAGVPFYGTPAAQEIQKQVKGPLMIHFAGLDKRVNDTWPAYEQQLIATDAQYQALMYENVNHGFHNDSTARYAPEEAALAWERTLGFFKEHLASS from the coding sequence ATGGTTCTAAAGCATACCACTCCTAGTGAAAAGGCTTCTCATCCGATCCCGAAAGAAGCCTTCGATTGGTACGACGAATACGCCCACGGAAAAATCTCACGCCGTGAGTTTCTAAATAGGCTGGGTGGCCTTGCTGTGCTTGGCTTTAGCATGACAGCACTGGTCGATGCTTTAACTCCGAATTACGCACTCGCAGAACAAGTTTCATTTAACGATCCTGATATCAAAGCAACTTACGAAACCTTTCCATCTCCAAATGGGCATGGAGAAGGGCGTGGTTATTTGGTGATGCCACAGAAGAAGACCTTAAAATCGCCGACTGTGTTGGTGATACATGAAAACCGAGGTCTGAACCCTTATATCAAAGATGTCGCAAGACGACTTGCAAAAGATGGGTTTATTGCTTTCGCTCCAGACGCGCTTTATCCACTTGGTGGCTATCCGGGGAACGATGATGAAGGTCGCGCCATGCAGAAAGAGATGGACAGAGCCAAGATAGAGCAAGATTTTATTGCGGCGGCTAATTTCATCAAACAGCATGAGGATGGGAACGGTAAGTTGGGGGCGGTCGGATTCTGCTTCGGTGGCTACATTGTCAATATGCTTGCGGCGGTAATGCCAGAAGAGTTAGACGCTGGTGTGCCTTTCTACGGAACGCCAGCGGCGCAAGAAATTCAAAAGCAGGTCAAAGGGCCCTTAATGATTCACTTTGCAGGGCTCGATAAGCGTGTTAATGACACTTGGCCTGCTTATGAACAGCAATTGATCGCGACCGACGCGCAATACCAAGCCTTGATGTATGAAAATGTAAACCATGGCTTCCATAACGATTCAACAGCACGCTACGCACCAGAAGAAGCGGCACTCGCTTGGGAACGTACACTAGGCTTTTTCAAAGAACATCTCGCCTCTAGTTAA
- a CDS encoding glycosyl transferase family protein, with protein MSSILECIRTVGRGERGRKPLNFDQAFRVMDEYLNGECDDDQMAMLLMLIRVQNETQQEIAGFVKAFQSRMPAIGADIDWPCYAGKREAAGQPWHLLAAKILADNGHKVLMHGYHDRQSGRLHAEDYLDKFTIEKAESAEEAKLVLETQNIVYLPLSAFAPQAETMIGWKNRYGLRTPINTVVRALNPGQATVGIRGSFHPGFQQLHAEVEYEIGQTAHAVVSFKGQSGESEYNPKVSQTVWLSQTSGVTSHYWTEQMLSEVPMPVNCPFGTSEDDMNQMANTVLATMTVVLFAQMHDRERAFERAFSYWQAYCCQQ; from the coding sequence ATGAGCAGCATTTTGGAATGTATTAGAACAGTCGGTCGTGGCGAACGTGGTAGAAAACCACTGAACTTTGACCAAGCGTTTCGAGTTATGGATGAATACCTAAACGGTGAGTGCGACGACGATCAGATGGCAATGTTATTGATGCTGATCCGTGTACAGAACGAGACTCAACAAGAAATCGCTGGCTTTGTGAAAGCATTCCAATCCCGCATGCCAGCTATTGGTGCAGATATTGATTGGCCATGTTATGCGGGCAAACGTGAAGCGGCAGGTCAACCGTGGCACCTGTTGGCAGCGAAGATCCTCGCCGATAATGGCCATAAAGTGCTGATGCACGGCTATCACGACCGCCAATCTGGACGTTTACACGCAGAAGATTACCTCGACAAATTTACTATTGAGAAAGCGGAATCAGCAGAAGAAGCAAAGCTTGTGTTAGAAACACAAAACATCGTGTATCTACCGCTGAGTGCGTTTGCTCCTCAAGCAGAAACCATGATCGGTTGGAAGAATCGTTATGGGCTTAGAACGCCGATTAATACCGTGGTTCGAGCATTGAATCCAGGGCAAGCAACGGTTGGTATTCGTGGTAGCTTCCATCCTGGATTCCAACAACTTCATGCTGAAGTCGAATATGAAATTGGTCAAACCGCTCATGCTGTTGTGTCATTCAAAGGGCAATCGGGTGAGTCCGAATACAATCCGAAAGTAAGCCAAACGGTATGGCTAAGCCAAACAAGCGGCGTGACATCGCATTACTGGACGGAGCAAATGCTGTCTGAGGTGCCAATGCCTGTGAACTGCCCGTTTGGAACGTCAGAAGATGACATGAACCAAATGGCGAATACGGTTCTCGCTACCATGACAGTGGTCTTGTTTGCACAAATGCACGACAGAGAAAGAGCATTCGAACGTGCCTTCTCTTACTGGCAAGCCTATTGCTGCCAGCAATAA
- the cobA gene encoding uroporphyrinogen-III C-methyltransferase — MEAPYQKSWFKKGQASQKQEGSSRFSKHDQASKLNQLLEDHSVDLDANHKGFVSIVGAGPHDPDLLTVKAVKAIMSAEVLLYDRLVNKDILELASPQADWIYVGKRCGQPSIGQEEICDLMVSLAQQGKRVVRLKGGDPFVFGRGGEEALALVKHSIAYEVIPGITAAIGCSANSLIPLTHRGVARSVTFVTGQVVTGAFEAWSQLMQSGQTLVFYMGLEKSSQIQTGLINSGLREDFPVAIITHGCSPQQQVHVTQLNQLNDLSITLKGVSPALIVMGEVVKLREQLIETVQSVTEYEGI; from the coding sequence ATGGAAGCGCCTTATCAAAAGTCTTGGTTTAAGAAAGGACAAGCGAGTCAGAAACAAGAAGGCTCGTCTCGTTTTTCTAAGCATGACCAAGCAAGCAAACTGAACCAACTTTTAGAAGACCATTCAGTAGACCTCGACGCGAACCACAAAGGTTTTGTCTCGATTGTTGGAGCAGGGCCGCACGATCCTGACTTGTTAACGGTAAAGGCTGTGAAAGCGATTATGTCGGCAGAGGTTCTGCTGTACGACCGTTTGGTTAACAAAGATATTTTGGAGTTGGCTTCGCCACAAGCCGATTGGATTTACGTGGGCAAACGATGCGGACAACCTAGTATTGGTCAGGAAGAAATTTGTGACTTGATGGTGTCACTCGCTCAGCAAGGAAAGCGAGTTGTACGCTTAAAAGGGGGAGATCCTTTCGTATTTGGCCGTGGAGGTGAAGAGGCATTAGCGCTCGTCAAACACTCAATCGCGTACGAAGTCATTCCCGGCATTACCGCTGCGATTGGATGTTCAGCAAACAGCTTGATTCCGCTGACTCATCGTGGCGTTGCTCGCAGCGTTACCTTTGTGACAGGGCAAGTGGTAACAGGCGCATTTGAAGCGTGGAGCCAACTGATGCAAAGCGGACAAACGTTAGTCTTCTATATGGGGTTAGAAAAGTCATCGCAAATACAAACGGGATTAATCAACTCCGGTTTGAGAGAAGATTTCCCAGTCGCGATCATCACTCATGGTTGCAGCCCTCAACAGCAAGTTCATGTTACCCAACTCAATCAGCTCAATGATTTATCGATTACACTTAAAGGCGTGAGCCCAGCATTGATTGTAATGGGAGAAGTTGTCAAACTGCGCGAACAACTAATAGAAACCGTACAGTCAGTGACGGAATACGAGGGAATATGA